In one window of Branchiostoma lanceolatum isolate klBraLanc5 chromosome 15, klBraLanc5.hap2, whole genome shotgun sequence DNA:
- the LOC136421163 gene encoding tumor necrosis factor receptor superfamily member 16-like yields MTPLPVLFLYFYTVCVSAACPSQHYDSSGACCSQCPPGEGVTTPCSDGTGTGCTACVPGQTFSHSRSHTEPCRACSTCGSNMNVASLCNRTHDTVCECSVDFYWDEETERCERCQICPPGFGAVEACSSRQDSGCVACPNMTYSDVDSPRARCLACTRCTDSQVMLQTCTSISDTICLDKNMPQLIGANVRTTPSDGMLTLKDASGQNIIPVYCSIMGAVVVGLIVYVAVKRWKTCRRPQGSKSAPQPHDLEAQKSQNNDSGVCVEPCTTPSSGKIRVSELSSNRIRDLVFTLSLQHPVNWRHLAAELGYDIAAIDEFEQGNNNGPGAAKAFLVHWSRMENATVDNLCDALRAIGRQDVIELLQECNMGRQVV; encoded by the exons GTGTGCGTGTCGGCGGCATGTCCCAGCCAACATTATGACTCCAGCGGTGCGTGCTGCTCGCAGTGCCCGCCAGGTGAGGGGGTGACGACGCCCTGCTCGGACGGGACCGGTACCGGCTGCACGGCGTGTGTCCCCGGGCAGACATTCTCTCACTCCCGCTCACACACCGAGCCTTGCCGTGCCTGCTCTACCTGCGGTTCCAACATGAATGTCGCGTCTCTGTGTAACAGAACCCACGACACCGTGTGCGAGTGTTCAGTTGACTTCTACTGGGACGAGGAGACCGAGCGCTGTGAGCGGTGTCAGATCTGTCCGCCAGGGTTCGGCGCGGTGGAGGCCTGTAGTTCCCGGCAGGACTCGGGCTGTGTCGCCTGCCCCAACATGACGTACTCTGACGTGGACAGCCCCCGGGCCCGGTGTCTGGCGTGTACCCGATGTACGGACAGCCAGGTCATGCTGCAGACGTGCACGTCCATATCTGACACCATCTGTCTCG ATAAGAACATGCCGCAGCTGATCGGTGCGAACGTGAGGACCACGCCCTCAGACGGCATGCTGACGTTAAAGGACGCCTCCGGACAGAACATCATCCCGGTGTACTGTTCCATCATGGGCGCGGTGGTGGTCGGACTCATCGTCTATGTGGCTGTCAAACG GTGGAAGACTTGCCGAAGACCGCAGGGCTCCAAGTCTGCCCCCCAGCCTCACGACCTGGAAGCACAGAAGAGCCAGAACAACGACAGCGGCGTGTGCGTGGAGCCCTGTACCACTCCCAGCA GTGGGAAGATCCGAGTGAGCGAGCTGTCCTCCAACAGGATCCGTGACCTCGTCTTCACGCTCAGTCTTCAGCATCCCGTCAACTGGCGACACCTGGCGGCCGAGCTGGGGTACGACATCGCAGCCATCGATGAATTTGAGCAAGGCAACAACAACGGGCCTGGAGCCGCCAAAGCCTTCCTAGTTCATTGGAGTAGAATGGAGAACGCCACTGTTGACAACTTGTGCGACGCTCTGAGAGCCATAGGTAGACAGGATGTAATAGAACTGCTTCAAGAGTGCAATATGGGGCGGCAAGTAGTCTAG
- the LOC136421162 gene encoding uncharacterized protein: protein MDEKRLNQSCPAGTAYLGNEAASNDEAKDVMQGKKMKTSATTGVTLQADICSSISRPVSSIPKSKRHKRLPCSSCSRTMTYDYKMRTFIARNPTQRRRRVKRIKNRIQRAQSKSVVQKKSTARKTTNPGCSHDLMKTKAVQSSETVQTNEMIDVTKLYTKIQCTEDSMAQSDLNHKSKGTTGENLSPVTTSRGPLENRRTCQLGGPRIPHGYPHFHGNKKSGRKTARASLRTGIPARYIKYSSMQLPHRVQKVQLKCCTGNQSPDGEKKGNIKRNDGTFGPNGENTVERPGEDLDVSNNGQEVCLMCPSPHVSTMFKKRSVRRGQTLETVVSRLWTRVCQGEELQSQVNTVKNISGPKVQKLQFDSLSGVMDYGNMREEAENSRQQDLTFQTNMDNSRRPADTEVDCLYRGTSWTGQVEGSLQSGICEEGLSLRLSGTLETMEPTYSEIMEEIQTDVEEPPMLDWMGDSHHTTCHSEAASPPRLDRIPLNLSCHPDLTTCNGSTFVAPTLIMKAEQTCSSLLDQKLGNNLPDTSTSPQGYMCSTGEVARPQHYQCTTEEVQNSELLTFPQDPYPDVDVVNRQYFMSFSNQESLDAHKKVEARVEKEFKVDSQIFIQNVMDFKLHTGKQKRKKKHAKPEGWNPGFHNRHTRYNMMLVEEVLKRRFAQAAGQINPRHLPSHQVPYTTCSSHRRRGRDEFVSRLLGGENLHWKRRARLMWDMVQTGTVHNMSSSGVVEVSRYHGNTEAQYNTAGRHQLGFSNDRQAAKKPSRMAKYFDNEDTTTQTTTVVNHVFPKMLCDISDTVPGLHFQEENKVYCDGNLNVNSCHGDESVIDRCHMSRHSQQSLVWSSQCLKEPSEFKGSSLEMHHRENQQNREYGWRHHHQDQTLHMSNKDGLPCGPSDVNYAADTSSRFIGHVQNKGEPSRSQHSTQGRNVFGDKAATGVLGTTSTDVSMSPVNCHSRCPTQMMSYPHANCSDSVRGMANLHIITSPDLFTAADVGPLNLSRQVLETKTSAPVESERCKQTEINFATFESQRAQKQRPVKSKTHATANIEKRRVDEHTEHKTCSNVMKTSTQTVGNKCTSKENPHCNNSQRWMKTTVFHNEAENNRQTTQFDDECVAQGEALNGTTTVTTRGEAREAACMDLCQRKE, encoded by the exons ATGGATGAGAAAAGGTTAAATCAGTCGTGTCCAGCAGGCACAGCTTATCTAGGAAATGAAGCAGCTTCAAATGATGAAGCAAAGGATGTGATGCAagggaaaaagatgaaaacttcAGCTACAActggtgtaacgttacaagcaGACATTTGTTCCTCAATATCAAGACCTGTCAGTTCTATCCCCAAAAGCAAACGTCACAAAAGACTCCCTTGCTCATCCTGCAGTAGAACTATGACTTATGATTACAAAATGCGGACATTCATTGCGAGAAACCCAACACAAAGACGGAGACGGGTGAAGAGAATCAAGAACAGGATTCAACGTGCACAGAGCAAGTCTGTTGTCCAGAAGAAATCAACAGCAAGGAAGACCACAAATCCAGGTTGTTCACATGACCTTATGAAAACCAAGGCTGTCCAGTCATCTGAAACAGTACAAACTAATGAAATGATAGATGTTACCAAGCTGTACACTAAGATTCAGTGTACAGAGGACTCCATGGCACAGTCAGACTTAAACCACAAGTCCAAGGGGACGACAGGGGAAAACCTGTCACCAGTGACTACCAGTAGAGGGCCTCTGGAGAACAGAAGGACCTGTCAGCTTGGTGGCCCAAGGATTCCTCACGGTTACCCCCatttccatggcaacaagaaGTCGGGTCGGAAGACTGCAAGGGCCTCCTTAAGGACAGGTATTCCAGCTAGGTATATCAAGTACAGCAGCATGCAGCTTCCTCATAGGGTGCAGAAAGTACAGCTGAAATGCTGTACAGGGAATCAGTCTCCAGACGGTGAAAAGAAAGGGAACATTAAGAGGAATGATGGTACATTTGGCCCTAATGGCGAAAACACTGTAGAAAGACCTGGGGAGGATCTGGACGTGTCAAACAACGGACAAGAAGTATGTTTGATGTGTCCCTCACCCCATGTTAGTACGATGTTCAAGAAGCGTTCAGTAAGGAGAGGGCAGACGCTGGAGACAGTAGTGTCCAGACTATGGACTAGGGTATGTCAGGGGGAAGAACTTCAGTCCCAAGTCAACACAGTAAAGAACATCTCTGGACCCAAAGTACAGAAACTGCAGTTTGATAGTTTGTCTGGAGTGATGGATTATGGCAACATGCGAGAAGAAGCGGAGAACTCACGTCAACAGGACCTCACATTCCAGACGAACATGGACAATTCGAGAAGGCCAGCAGATACTGAAGTTGATTGTTTGTATAGAGGGACAAGTTGGACTGGACAAGTAGAAGGTAGTTTGCAGAGTGGCATCTGTGAAGAAGGTCTGAGTCTGAGGCTTAGTGGTACACTCGAGACCATGGAACCAACTTACAGTGAAATCATGGAAGAGATACAAACTGATGTAGAGGAACCGCCTATGTTAGACTGGATGGGAGACAGTCACCACACTACATGTCATAGTGAAGCCGCTTCCCCCCCTCGACTGGACAGGATTCCACTTAATCTATCTTGTCATCCTGATTTAACCACTTGCAATGGCAGCACATTTGTTGCTCCTACTCTTATTATGAAAGCAGAACAGACATGTTCTAGTCTACTGGACCAAAAATTGGGAAACAACCTTCCTGACACATCCACCTCACCACAGGGGTACATGTGCAGTACAGGTGAAGTAGCCAGACCTCAGCACTATCAATGTACTACAGAAGAAGTGCAAAATAGCGAGCTGTTGACTTTTCCCCAAGACCCATACCCAGATGTGGATGTGGTAAATAGACAATATTTCATGTCCTTTTCTAACCAGGAGTCTTTGGATGCCCATAAAAAAGTGGAGGCCAGAGTTGAGAAGGAGTTTAAAGTAGATTCACAGATCTTCATCCAGAATGTTATGGACTTCAAACTTCACACGGGCAaacagaagaggaagaagaaacacgCAAAACCAGAGGGTTGGAATCCAGGGTTCCACAACAGGCACACCAGGTACAACATGATGCTGGTGGAAGAAGTGCTAAAGAGACGATTCGCACAGGCAGCAGGGCAGATAAACCCCAGACATCTGCCCAGCCATCAGGTACCTTACACCACATGCAGCAGCCACAGGAGGAGGGGCAGGGATGAGTTTGTGTCCAGACTGTTGGGGGGTGAGAATCTCCACTGGAAGAGGAGAGCCCGACTGATGTGGGACATGGTACAGACAGGCACCGTGCACAACATGAGCAGCAGTGGAGTGGTAGAAGTGAGCCGTTACCATGGGAACACGGAAGCACAGTATAACACAGCTGGTCGTCATCAGCTCGGTTTTTCTAACGATAGACAAGCAGCCAAAAAGCCATCAAGGATggcaaaatattttgataatgagGACACCACAACACAGACAACGACGGTGGTAAACCATGTGTTTCCCAAGATGCTGTGCGATATCTCTGATACTGTGCCGGGTCTGCACTTCCAGGAAGAAAACAAAGTCTACTGTGACGGTAACTTGAATGTCaacagttgccatggtgatgaatcagtgattgacaggtgtcacATGTCAAGACATTCACAGCAATCATTGGTTTGGAGCAGCCAATGTTTGAAAGAGCCTTCCGAATTCAAAGGTAGCTCATTAGAAATGCACCACAGAGAGAATCAACAGAATAGAGAGTATGGATGGAGGCATCATCACCAAGATCAAACACTCCACATGTCTAACAAGGATGGTCTTCCCTGCGGACCTTCAGATGTAAACTATGCAGCTGATACATCCAGTAGGTTCATTGGTCATGTTCAAAACAAAGGTGAACCAAGTAGGAGTCAACATTCCACACAAGGACGTAATGTTTTTGGAGACAAGGCAGCAACAGGTGTGCTGGGAACTACCTCCACTGACGTGTCTATGTCTCCTGTCAACTGTCACTCCAGGTGTCCAACACAGATGATGAGCTATCCACATGCGAACTGTTCAGACAGTGTTAGAGGCATGGCCAACCTGCATATCATCACATCTCCTGACCTGTTTACAGCTGCAGATGTTGGACCACTCAATCTGTCCAGACAAGTGTtagaaacaaaaacatcagcACCTGTTGAATCAGAAAGGTGCAAACAGACAGAAATCAACTTTGCAACATTTGAATCACAGAGAGCTCAGAAACAGAGACCTGTCAAGAGTAAAACTCATGCTACTGCGAACATTGAAAAGAGGAGAGTTGACGAACACACTGAGCACAAGACCTGCTCCAATGTGATGAAGACAAGTACACAAACAGTTGGTAACAAGTGCACCAGTAAAGAAAACCCTCATTGCAACAACAGCCAGAGATGGATGAAAACTACTGTATTTCATAATGAGGCAGAAAACAACCGCCAGACAACACAGTTTGATGATGAAT GTGTAGCccaaggtgaagcattgaatgGGACTACGACGGTCACCACGAGGGGAGAGGCACGTGAAGCAGCCTGCATGGACCTGTGTCAGAGGAAGGAGTGA